A window from Dromaius novaehollandiae isolate bDroNov1 chromosome 1, bDroNov1.hap1, whole genome shotgun sequence encodes these proteins:
- the IL17RA gene encoding interleukin-17 receptor A — translation MAGAGLRRLPLPLRLLLLLVLPVPPADAALRLLLGAAPPFTCSQPDLNCLVRNSTCMETSWLRVSMWTPSAPSSLHVSSDVFHQMDGKLFPVLRIEWKVATDASIQYLRGAELAVMQVNSNQQICAQFDFQNNLPLQVRPDGGRWNFSFDRFEVEPGQTYQVTVYHLPKLGTDGDYNCKSMPYTMPDCKDSLMKRTVPCIKTGSLWEPRIQGRSLDDVTVLVSFNPWTESARYQIHVASFLNEKKCKMVTHDFTEDGLQQQVNVTVKIEKNIRACCSYKIQIQPFFVNCGTDCLRHSAFIPCSSTPSADTSGDMIIWLYWCITGICVLLVGSVIAAVICMTKKRAGRQQGKSNHSDLQTEVLSPDLPLPPLKPRKVWIVYSADHLLYVDVVLKFAEFLMTVCGTAVALDLLEDHQISELGALPWLTRQKKEMEDLSSKIIILCSRGTQAKWQAMLGSEPVCLKQDQQKPTGDLFTAALNLILPDFKKPACFGMYIVCYFEGISSEEDVPDVFNVTYRYQLMDKFEDIYFRIQDLEKFEPGRIHRFQEITAENYVDTPSGWKLKEAVQKFKEWQMEHPDWFETETVCLENDEELQSLNRDSQVDALLSERGGIVKHQLHLREPDPNCCYVINLHMHEGEGRGCKLQPQLNLCGNATSQTMVIPMDEASLVQVVELVSPMEDKNVLGHHVLTNEDCIEGVPLLETSFPLRNNIILHDDCEASAIDDSSANLSGELRHQLNGLMYSLYQQSVMPSEPSFCQEEADRPHQLVLDDQCKEQRQSVQSDQGYISRCSPLPPDDLVEEEEEEEEEEDPEKQMLFHELSPEVLNSLKSLQQQLFFQDIQRSCGWGYPAEVMDMSQSLEDS, via the exons GATTTAAACTGCCTCGTAAGAAACa GTACCTGCATGGAGACAAGTTGGCTGCGAGTTTCAATGTGGACGCCTTCTGCTCCAAGTAGTCTTCATGTCTCTTCTGATGTTTTCCATCAGATGGATGGAAAATTGTTCCCTGTGCTTCGGATAGAATGGAAAGTGGCTACTGATG CTAGCATCCAGTATCTCcggggggcagagctggcagtGATGCAGGTGAACAGCAATCAACAAATCTGCGCTCAGTTTGATTTTCAGAACAACTTGCCACTTCAGGTCCGTCCAGATGGAGGCCGG tggaACTTCAGTTTTGACCGCTTTGAGGTGGAACCTGGCCAGACTTACCAAGTGACGGTCTACCACCTGCCCAAACTGGGTACAGATGGAGACTACAACTGCAAGTCCATGCCTTACACGATGCCTG ACTGCAAGGACTCTCTGATGAAAAGAACTGTTCCCTGTATAAAGACAG GCAGCCTGTGGGAGCCCAGGATCCAAGGTAGAAGTCTAGATGATGTGACTGTGCTCGTGAGCTTTAACCCATGGACGGAGTCTGCCCGATATCAAATCCATGTGGCCAGTTTCCTGAATGAGAAGAAATGTAAAATGGTCACGCATGATTTCACTGAG GATGGACTGCAGCAGCAAGTAAATGTTACAGTCAAAATAGAGAAGAACATAAGAGCTTGTTGCAGCTACAAAATTCAG ATTCAGCCGTTCTTTGTGAACTGTGGCACAGACTGTCTGAGACATTCTGCTTTCATCCCATGTTCATCGACTCCAA GTGCAGACACATCAG GTGATATGATTATATGGTTATACTGGTGTATCACTGGGATCTGTGTGTTACTGGTGGGATCAGTCATAGCAGCTGTCATTTGTATGACCAAAAAACGAGCAG GACGCCAGCAAGGGAAAAGCAACCACAGTGACTTGCAAACTG AGGTACTATCTCCAGACCTCCCTCTGCCACCCTTGAAGCCTCGAAAGGTGTGGATTGTGTACTCTGCTGATCACCTGCTCTACGTGGATGTGGTGCTGAAGTTTGCTGAGTTTCTGATGACTGTCTGTGGCACTGCTGTGGCCTTAGATCTGCTGGAAGATCATCAGATCTCGGAGCTTGGGGCACTACCCTGGCTTACTCGACAAAAGAAGGAGATGGAAGACCTCTCTTCAAAAATCATCATCTTATGTTCGCGGGGCACCCAGGCCAAATGGCAGGCCATGCTTGGGAGTGAGCCTGTGTGTCTCAAGCAAGATCAGCAAAAGCCAACTGGAGACCTGTTCACTGCAGCCTTGAATTTGATCCTGCCTGATTTCAAGAAGCCAGCCTGTTTTGGGATGTATATAGTCTGCTATTTTGAAGGGATAAGTAGTGAGGAGGATGTTCCTGATGTATTCAATGTCACTTACAGATACCAACTGATGGACAAGTTTGAGGATATTTATTTTCGGATTCAGGACCTGGAGAAGTTTGAACCAGGGCGTATACATCGATTCCAggaaatcacagctgaaaatTACGTTGATACCCCTAGTGGATGGAAGTTGAAAGAGGCAGTGCAAAAGTTCAAGGAGTGGCAGATGGAGCATCCAGACTGGTTTGAGACTGAAACTGTCTGCCTGGAGAATGATGAGGAGCTGCAGTCCCTGAACAGAGACAGTCAGGTAGATGCATTGCTCAGTGAGCGGGGTGGAATTGTGAAACATCAGCTGCACCTACGGGAGCCTGATCCTAATTGCTGTTATGTCATCAACCTCCACATGCATGAAGgtgaaggcagaggctgcaaactGCAGCCTCAGCTGAATCTGTGTGGGAATGCGACTTCTCAGACTATGGTCATTCCTATGGATGAGGCCTCTCTAGTTCAGGTAGTGGAGCTAGTCTCTCCTATGGAAGATAAAAATGTACTTGGTCATCATGTGCTGACTAATGAGGACTGCATAGAAGGAGTCCCTCTTCTGGAGACAAGTTTTCCACTGAGGAATAACATCATCCTCCATGATGACTGTGAAGCTTCTGCAATAGATGATAGTTCTGCAAACCTCTCAGGTGAACTGAGACACCAGCTGAATGGACTCATGTACTCTCTTTATCAGCAGAGTGTCATGCCTTCAGAGCCATCTTTCTGCCAAGAGGAAGCTGACAGGCCACACCAGTTGGTCTTAGATGACCAATGCAAAGAGCAAAGACAATCAGTGCAGTCAGACCAAGGCTACATCTCTAGATGTTCTCCTTTGCCTCCTGATGACcttgtggaggaggaagaggaggaggaagaggaggaggatccAGAGAAACAGATGCTCTTTCATGAACTCTCTCCAGAGGTCTTGAATAGCCTAAAGAGCCTCCAGCAGCAGTTGTTTTTCCAGGACATTCAACGGAGCTGTGGCTGGGGGTATCCAGCTGAGGTGATGGACATGAGCCAGTCTTTGGAGGACTCTTAG